One part of the Sporosarcina ureae genome encodes these proteins:
- a CDS encoding YqgQ family protein, with translation MKLLKRFGVIIYTGNKMQDSLVMESEVKELYDRQFIDQQTYIQALLVLRREQTS, from the coding sequence ATGAAACTACTAAAACGTTTTGGAGTAATCATCTATACAGGCAATAAAATGCAAGACAGCTTAGTGATGGAGTCGGAAGTCAAAGAACTGTATGACCGTCAATTTATTGACCAGCAAACATATATTCAAGCATTGCTTGTTTTGAGAAGGGAACAAACGAGTTGA
- the rpmG gene encoding 50S ribosomal protein L33, which yields MRVNVTLACTECAERNYITKKNKRNNPERIEMMKYCSREKKQTLHRETK from the coding sequence ATGCGCGTAAACGTAACACTCGCTTGTACAGAATGTGCAGAGCGTAATTATATTACTAAGAAAAACAAGCGTAACAATCCAGAACGTATTGAAATGATGAAATATTGCTCACGTGAAAAAAAGCAAACTTTGCACCGTGAAACAAAATAA
- the comGA gene encoding competence type IV pilus ATPase ComGA: protein MEIDKNPIEKTCLQLLEKAIESEATDIHFVPTTQGYDVTIRKHSYFSKIGEYPHTLGGRLISFLKFLSSLDISEQRRPQSGSFHRSFFDCNFSFRISTIPSIQLRESVAIRIQKHDKIVPLNQLCFNPDWTEQLVEAAACKQGLFLVTGPTGSGKTTTLYSLTSHCVSELKRHVISLEDPVENNHSHLLQIQVNERSGITYSAGLKAILRHSPDVIMIGEIRDAETAKIAVEAALTGHLVLSTIHAKDPVGCLYRLLDLGIHMEELRQTIIAISAQRLITQQSGETAAVFEILQEAELQLVTEAMGNGQRFITPFDKKIEVQQALYEKVPYDSE from the coding sequence ATGGAAATTGATAAGAACCCTATAGAAAAAACATGTTTACAACTGCTTGAGAAAGCGATTGAGTCTGAAGCGACGGATATTCACTTTGTTCCCACGACACAAGGATATGACGTAACCATTCGCAAGCACTCGTACTTTTCAAAGATCGGTGAGTATCCACACACATTAGGTGGCCGTTTAATTTCATTCTTAAAATTTTTATCTTCATTAGATATTAGTGAACAGCGTCGTCCCCAAAGCGGTTCCTTTCATCGATCATTCTTCGACTGTAACTTCTCTTTTCGCATTTCAACAATCCCATCTATTCAATTGAGAGAAAGTGTTGCCATCCGCATTCAAAAACATGACAAGATCGTCCCGCTAAATCAGTTGTGCTTTAATCCTGACTGGACTGAACAATTAGTCGAAGCCGCTGCATGCAAACAGGGGCTGTTTCTTGTCACAGGACCCACTGGTTCAGGTAAAACAACTACACTTTACTCTTTGACATCGCATTGTGTAAGCGAACTTAAGCGTCATGTCATTTCACTAGAAGATCCTGTTGAGAATAATCACAGTCATCTACTGCAAATCCAAGTGAATGAGCGCTCGGGTATTACATATTCTGCGGGATTAAAAGCTATTTTACGACATTCGCCTGACGTTATTATGATCGGTGAAATACGTGATGCAGAGACGGCTAAGATCGCTGTTGAAGCAGCGTTGACTGGACATTTGGTTCTTAGCACCATCCATGCGAAAGATCCTGTCGGTTGCTTGTATCGTTTGCTGGATCTTGGCATTCATATGGAAGAACTTAGACAGACGATTATCGCAATATCCGCTCAACGCTTGATTACCCAACAGTCTGGAGAAACAGCAGCGGTTTTTGAGATATTACAAGAAGCAGAATTGCAATTAGTGACCGAAGCTATGGGTAATGGTCAAAGGTTTATAACGCCATTTGATAAGAAAATCGAAGTACAGCAAGCTTTGTATGAAAAGGTTCCTTATGATTCGGAATAA
- the comGC gene encoding competence type IV pilus major pilin ComGC has product MMIVLLIITVLILIAIPNVTKHSKSIDEKGCEAYVKMVEGQVQAYKMDKKSVPTLTALTTDGYLPDNPACPNGNAITITGDGKVTATNGGG; this is encoded by the coding sequence ATGATGATCGTGTTGCTGATCATAACTGTTTTGATTTTGATTGCAATCCCGAACGTCACAAAGCATTCCAAATCGATAGACGAAAAGGGCTGTGAGGCGTACGTGAAAATGGTAGAAGGTCAGGTGCAAGCATATAAAATGGACAAGAAATCCGTTCCCACACTTACGGCGCTGACTACAGATGGGTATTTACCAGATAATCCTGCGTGCCCGAATGGTAACGCGATCACAATTACTGGAGACGGTAAAGTCACAGCAACTAATGGAGGAGGTTAA
- a CDS encoding peptidoglycan D,D-transpeptidase FtsI family protein, with amino-acid sequence MKRNQKKTEPPKTGQRQHIAFRMNFLFVAIFVLFSLLIFRLGYMQIVKGEDYTRSLERTEEIAVNTSTPRGRIFDRTGKVLIDNDAKNAITYTKTSSTTTKEMLALARKLSKLIDQDTRRVTTGDKRDFWILLNPVKAADKVPKEEQTALSKDEKKSQKEIQQEINQLTRDRITDEELAALSAEDLEVLAIYREMMAGYAYSPQIIKSDGVTDKEFAVVSERLDQLPGVNTTTDWDRVKKSDSAILGSTTSSGEGIPRTHLDYFLARDYSRNDRVGRSYLESYYEDLLKGQKTIVKNVKDRTGKVVETKTVKEGIPGKDLVLTTDTNLQKALEDVVSNKLLRLKQGPNTSALESAFLVMLDPNNGEILSLVGKKVVKDESTGRWAIQDYTFGTFTSAYEMGSTVKLATMLTGYNEGAAKIGEVKIDQPINIGGRYKRSLFNPNSRVALNDISAIGRSSNVYMFRIAMGLGNANYRPGQGLPIDVKAFDTFRENFAAFGLGVKTGIDLPGEYTGVTGTETIPGKLLDFSIGQFDTYTPLQMAQYVATIASDGNRIAPKILKEIREPSPDGEVLGELVEETPIQVLNHLKNSQVEIDQVKKGMHYVYYGANGTASGLLAGAPYTGAGKTGTAESFYYTGNKSNPVIPTINLSHVGFAPADKPEVAYSVIVPYISTNTKRYPSATASELAKEALDVFFEQKRQRNSQADGATPDVKIQK; translated from the coding sequence TTGAAGAGAAACCAGAAGAAGACGGAGCCGCCAAAAACCGGTCAACGTCAACATATTGCTTTTCGAATGAATTTTTTATTTGTAGCGATTTTTGTCCTATTTTCCTTACTTATATTCCGTTTAGGTTATATGCAAATCGTTAAAGGTGAAGATTATACGCGCAGTCTTGAACGGACAGAGGAAATCGCGGTCAATACGAGTACACCACGCGGAAGAATCTTTGACCGCACGGGGAAAGTACTTATAGATAATGATGCGAAAAATGCCATCACCTATACGAAAACATCCTCTACGACGACTAAAGAGATGCTAGCGCTCGCAAGAAAACTTTCTAAGCTGATCGATCAAGATACTAGACGTGTAACAACAGGCGACAAACGAGATTTTTGGATTTTATTGAATCCTGTAAAAGCGGCTGACAAAGTACCTAAGGAAGAGCAAACAGCACTTAGTAAAGATGAAAAGAAATCTCAAAAAGAAATTCAACAAGAGATTAATCAGCTAACACGAGATCGAATCACAGATGAGGAACTAGCTGCGTTATCTGCAGAAGATCTAGAAGTTCTCGCAATTTATCGCGAAATGATGGCAGGGTATGCTTATTCACCTCAGATCATCAAAAGTGACGGTGTGACTGATAAAGAGTTTGCTGTTGTATCTGAAAGGTTGGATCAACTACCCGGTGTCAATACGACCACTGATTGGGATCGCGTGAAGAAATCGGACAGTGCGATTCTCGGATCTACGACTAGCTCAGGAGAAGGAATTCCACGTACCCACTTAGACTATTTCCTAGCAAGAGATTATTCGCGTAATGATCGTGTAGGAAGAAGTTATTTGGAGTCGTATTATGAAGATTTATTGAAAGGTCAAAAGACCATCGTGAAAAATGTCAAAGACCGTACAGGAAAAGTCGTTGAGACGAAGACGGTGAAAGAAGGAATACCAGGAAAAGATCTAGTCTTGACTACGGATACCAACTTACAAAAAGCGCTTGAAGATGTCGTATCCAATAAATTATTGCGCTTGAAGCAAGGTCCGAATACAAGCGCGTTGGAATCGGCGTTTCTTGTCATGTTAGATCCGAATAACGGTGAGATTCTATCACTGGTAGGTAAGAAAGTTGTAAAAGATGAGTCGACAGGACGATGGGCAATACAGGATTACACGTTCGGAACGTTTACTTCAGCGTATGAAATGGGATCCACAGTGAAATTAGCAACGATGCTGACAGGCTATAATGAAGGTGCTGCAAAAATCGGAGAAGTAAAAATTGACCAACCGATCAATATTGGTGGTAGATACAAGCGGTCGCTATTTAATCCGAATAGTCGAGTGGCGCTAAATGATATCTCTGCTATTGGTCGTTCTTCCAACGTCTATATGTTCCGCATTGCGATGGGGCTAGGTAATGCAAACTACCGACCAGGACAGGGGCTGCCAATAGATGTAAAAGCATTTGATACATTCCGTGAGAACTTTGCGGCATTTGGTTTGGGGGTCAAGACCGGTATTGATTTACCTGGAGAATATACGGGGGTAACCGGTACGGAGACCATCCCAGGAAAATTGCTCGACTTTTCGATTGGGCAGTTTGATACGTATACGCCATTGCAAATGGCACAATATGTTGCAACCATTGCTTCTGACGGAAATAGAATAGCACCAAAAATTCTGAAAGAAATCCGTGAGCCTTCTCCAGATGGGGAAGTACTTGGTGAGTTGGTCGAGGAAACACCTATTCAAGTGTTGAATCACCTGAAAAACTCTCAAGTTGAAATTGATCAAGTAAAGAAAGGTATGCATTATGTATACTATGGTGCAAATGGTACTGCTTCAGGATTACTGGCAGGCGCACCTTATACGGGAGCAGGGAAGACCGGAACGGCAGAATCGTTTTACTATACGGGTAATAAATCCAACCCCGTTATTCCGACGATCAACTTGTCCCATGTAGGGTTTGCTCCTGCAGACAAGCCGGAAGTCGCGTATTCCGTAATCGTCCCGTACATTTCGACAAATACGAAACGCTATCCGTCTGCCACCGCAAGTGAACTTGCGAAAGAAGCGCTGGATGTATTCTTTGAACAGAAAAGACAGCGAAACTCGCAAGCAGACGGTGCAACTCCAGATGTGAAAATACAGAAATGA
- a CDS encoding LTA synthase family protein yields the protein MRKFSWPKHSVLIIAVIATWLTTYIGYFTSFNMKIDNAMQQFILLINPLAFLMFIYGVALFIKKTKTRNRYILTVSLITSFIMFANAVFYRFFTDFITLPLLFQTSNFADLSSSITENLRFLDLFFFSDVVIILLAIRFSKQEPIQESNRKMGRKVYFAAAATLMMLNLALAEAQRPQLLTRSFDRELLVKNIGTYNYHLYDLFVQSKSHAQRTFADGTELTEIENYVKANHAQPDPKMFGSAKGKNVIIVSLESLQNFVINNDMDGHEITPFLNQLTKDKDTFYFDNFYQQTGLGKTSDSEFIVENSLYGRNGSAVFFTHSGNTYNSLSERLGENGYATSVMHANSKSFWNRDIMYKALDVQKFYDVDSYTIGEDEAVNWGMKDIPYFHQSVDLMKDIKQPFATRMITLTNHHPFDLDEQDKLIPEYTSNSNTLNKYFQTVRYMDEAVKEFFDDLKESGLYDDSIIIMYGDHYGISENHNKAMGMYMDKEITPFDNAELQKVPLFIHMPGSGEGKEMHELGGQVDLRPTILHLLGIDTKADMQFGSDLFSPDHEPFVIFRDGRLVTDKNIYAQEVCYDIETGEPSLDESQCEPYIERANTELNYSDTIINGDLLRFKERPDGSPEIKESK from the coding sequence ATGAGAAAATTTTCATGGCCTAAGCATTCCGTACTCATTATCGCAGTAATCGCAACTTGGTTGACTACCTATATCGGGTATTTCACCAGTTTTAATATGAAAATCGATAATGCTATGCAACAATTTATCCTATTAATTAACCCTCTGGCATTTCTAATGTTTATTTACGGGGTAGCTTTATTTATTAAAAAGACTAAAACACGTAACCGATATATTTTAACGGTAAGTTTAATAACTTCATTTATCATGTTCGCCAATGCTGTGTTTTATCGTTTCTTTACAGACTTTATTACACTGCCTCTATTGTTCCAGACAAGTAACTTTGCAGATTTAAGTTCTTCAATCACGGAAAATCTACGTTTCCTAGATCTATTCTTTTTCTCTGACGTAGTGATTATTTTATTGGCTATTCGTTTTTCTAAGCAGGAGCCAATTCAAGAGTCAAACCGTAAAATGGGACGTAAAGTGTACTTCGCAGCGGCTGCTACGTTAATGATGTTGAACTTAGCGCTTGCAGAAGCGCAACGTCCGCAGTTGTTGACGAGAAGTTTTGATCGTGAATTACTTGTTAAGAATATTGGAACGTATAACTACCACCTATATGATTTATTCGTTCAATCCAAATCCCACGCACAGCGTACATTCGCAGATGGTACGGAATTGACGGAGATCGAAAACTACGTAAAAGCCAACCACGCACAACCGGATCCAAAGATGTTCGGTTCTGCTAAAGGCAAAAACGTAATTATTGTTTCGCTTGAATCATTACAGAACTTTGTCATCAATAATGATATGGATGGACATGAAATCACGCCATTCTTGAATCAATTAACAAAAGACAAAGATACATTTTACTTCGATAACTTCTATCAACAAACAGGATTAGGAAAAACTTCCGACTCTGAGTTTATAGTGGAAAACTCGCTATATGGACGTAACGGTAGTGCGGTCTTCTTTACGCATAGTGGTAACACATATAACTCGCTTTCTGAACGATTAGGAGAGAATGGCTACGCTACAAGTGTTATGCACGCTAACAGCAAGAGTTTCTGGAACCGTGACATTATGTACAAAGCACTCGATGTTCAGAAGTTCTATGATGTAGATAGCTATACAATCGGCGAAGACGAAGCGGTGAACTGGGGAATGAAAGATATTCCATACTTCCATCAGTCAGTTGATTTGATGAAAGATATAAAGCAACCGTTTGCTACACGAATGATTACACTAACCAACCACCACCCATTCGATTTAGATGAACAGGATAAATTAATTCCTGAATATACATCGAATTCGAACACATTGAACAAGTATTTCCAGACGGTTCGTTATATGGACGAAGCAGTAAAAGAATTCTTTGATGACTTGAAAGAAAGTGGTTTGTATGATGATTCAATCATTATAATGTACGGAGACCATTATGGTATTTCAGAAAATCATAATAAAGCAATGGGTATGTATATGGACAAAGAGATTACGCCATTTGACAACGCAGAGCTTCAAAAGGTTCCATTGTTTATCCATATGCCAGGTTCTGGCGAAGGTAAAGAGATGCACGAGCTTGGTGGACAGGTAGACCTACGTCCGACGATTCTTCATTTACTAGGCATTGATACAAAAGCAGATATGCAATTCGGTTCCGATCTATTCTCACCAGATCATGAACCATTCGTCATCTTCCGTGACGGACGCCTAGTTACAGATAAGAATATTTACGCGCAAGAAGTTTGCTATGACATCGAAACAGGAGAACCATCATTAGATGAATCGCAGTGTGAGCCATATATCGAGCGTGCCAATACTGAATTAAACTATTCAGATACGATCATCAATGGGGACTTACTTCGTTTCAAAGAAAGACCTGATGGCAGTCCAGAAATCAAAGAAAGTAAATAA
- a CDS encoding DUF2626 domain-containing protein has translation MDNMFKLLGFWSGIFAVMFYVGNMIPASLLMVAGTIFFILLGYLKLSERMYIYLFGAYLMIFMVGFSYYSIFIHVPGGGH, from the coding sequence ATGGATAATATGTTTAAACTTTTAGGATTCTGGTCAGGTATTTTTGCTGTAATGTTCTATGTAGGAAATATGATTCCAGCTTCTTTACTTATGGTCGCAGGTACTATCTTCTTTATTCTACTTGGATACTTGAAGCTTTCAGAGCGTATGTATATTTACTTATTCGGAGCATACCTGATGATCTTCATGGTTGGTTTCAGTTACTATTCAATCTTCATTCACGTACCTGGTGGAGGACACTAA
- a CDS encoding DUF2759 family protein has product MNLLVIIFGLIAILAVFGTVQAFKERNLLSIVFNVVTVVVIGGFTIATVIYSGYPPQLHK; this is encoded by the coding sequence ATGAATTTATTAGTCATCATTTTTGGATTGATTGCAATCTTAGCAGTCTTTGGAACGGTCCAAGCTTTTAAAGAGCGGAATCTTTTAAGTATTGTTTTCAATGTGGTAACGGTTGTAGTTATCGGAGGATTTACGATTGCTACTGTTATATATTCAGGATACCCACCACAATTACACAAATAA
- a CDS encoding MBL fold metallo-hydrolase, which produces MRVHIHPLGPIQTNCYILEDEKKNCLIFDPGEDGEALLSELRKLSLKPVAIMLTHAHFDHIGALEKIRTAYDIPVYLHVAEKKWLANPELNGSAKYPALPDVICNPADVLLHDEKYLEVGPFKMETRHVPGHSPGSVCYIFEEDGFAIVGDTLFQGSIGRTDLPGGDTETLLTAIHEQLLTLDDEMLIYPGHGAATTPGNEKDQNPYLHGF; this is translated from the coding sequence ATGAGAGTACATATACATCCACTAGGTCCAATTCAGACGAATTGTTACATATTGGAAGACGAAAAAAAGAATTGTTTAATTTTTGATCCAGGCGAAGATGGGGAAGCTTTGCTTTCTGAATTGCGAAAGTTATCACTGAAGCCTGTTGCTATTATGCTGACACATGCCCACTTTGATCATATAGGTGCGTTGGAAAAAATTCGTACTGCATATGATATCCCTGTATATTTGCATGTGGCAGAAAAGAAGTGGCTTGCAAATCCCGAGTTAAACGGTTCAGCGAAATATCCGGCACTGCCAGATGTCATTTGTAATCCAGCTGACGTCCTACTTCATGATGAAAAATATTTAGAAGTAGGTCCTTTTAAGATGGAGACGCGTCACGTGCCTGGACACTCTCCTGGAAGCGTTTGCTATATCTTTGAAGAGGATGGATTCGCCATCGTAGGGGATACATTGTTCCAAGGAAGTATCGGTCGTACGGACTTGCCAGGGGGCGACACAGAAACATTGCTTACAGCGATCCATGAACAACTGTTGACACTTGACGATGAAATGTTGATCTATCCAGGACATGGAGCTGCAACGACACCTGGAAACGAAAAAGATCAGAATCCCTACTTGCACGGATTTTGA
- the comGD gene encoding competence type IV pilus minor pilin ComGD, giving the protein MVTRSQLLETVKSQQLMEEVKQAIDDQRGFTFLELLLVLSIMMIITAVILPFSEKRLQRVTEEDALQLFIATVHEAQLYAITHKERVSLKFYEEGQKYTVETNGLVEILHGELPSGMHRSKNSPLRQLDFAETGYLIRTGIITINTESKGLVKISFQFERGRMIVYE; this is encoded by the coding sequence ATGGTAACGCGATCACAATTACTGGAGACGGTAAAGTCACAGCAACTAATGGAGGAGGTTAAACAAGCTATTGACGACCAGCGCGGCTTTACTTTTTTAGAACTTTTGCTTGTGTTATCTATTATGATGATTATAACAGCCGTTATTCTTCCCTTTAGTGAGAAACGTTTACAGAGAGTGACTGAAGAAGATGCGTTGCAATTATTCATCGCGACCGTTCATGAAGCACAATTATATGCTATTACACATAAGGAAAGAGTTAGTTTAAAGTTTTATGAAGAGGGTCAGAAATATACGGTCGAAACGAATGGTTTAGTAGAGATATTACATGGTGAACTTCCTTCAGGAATGCACAGGTCGAAAAATTCTCCGTTAAGACAGTTGGACTTCGCTGAAACAGGATATTTGATTCGTACAGGAATAATAACTATTAATACAGAAAGTAAAGGTCTTGTCAAAATATCATTCCAGTTTGAACGGGGAAGGATGATCGTCTATGAATGA
- a CDS encoding 5-formyltetrahydrofolate cyclo-ligase: MEKQKLRKQVIQQLHQLTPSDHERKSASIVEKVLASDEFKYAETIGITLSRFPEVDTHHLIEIAWQAGKRIAIPRCIASTREMDFRLIDSFDQTEVVYMDLKEPKIELTESVKPEEIDLQIVPGVVYSETGYRIGFGGGYYDRYLINFPFETISLAFDCQIRDNIDIEAHDIPVSYIYTEEHIIDCQKAREKNE; this comes from the coding sequence GTGGAAAAGCAGAAACTTCGAAAACAGGTTATACAGCAATTACATCAATTAACTCCATCTGATCACGAACGGAAATCAGCTAGTATAGTAGAAAAAGTTCTTGCTTCGGATGAATTTAAGTATGCAGAGACAATCGGGATCACGTTATCAAGATTTCCGGAAGTGGATACGCATCATTTGATAGAAATCGCTTGGCAAGCTGGAAAACGAATTGCGATTCCACGTTGTATTGCTTCAACAAGAGAAATGGATTTTCGTTTGATTGATTCATTTGACCAGACAGAAGTAGTCTATATGGATTTAAAAGAACCGAAAATCGAATTGACGGAATCTGTAAAACCGGAAGAAATAGACTTGCAAATCGTACCCGGAGTTGTTTATTCAGAGACTGGTTACCGCATTGGATTTGGTGGCGGTTACTACGATCGATATTTGATAAATTTTCCATTTGAAACTATATCACTGGCATTTGATTGCCAAATCCGCGATAATATAGATATAGAGGCACATGATATTCCCGTGTCCTATATATATACGGAAGAACATATTATAGATTGTCAGAAAGCACGTGAAAAGAATGAATGA
- the comGB gene encoding competence type IV pilus assembly protein ComGB, producing the protein MIRNKIFSQSANKKLIKPAEFLVRLSVLIQEGYTFHEGLILILPYHTKEYEEKLQQVEEQLKMGYGVSHILKGLGFGNSIMLPIVIAEVDGNLIRALKEVADRVNRKVEKQKQIRKLLAYPSVLFSFLLLLLVAFRQFFLPNFEALTVMRANEEGGLVQLLPKLVSSIPDVLLVLAVILGVVFLLSRIWLKKLSPYEALHYILKVPGLKTFYSEMKTRDFASELGSLLQSGLSMQSALAVLNEQTEDPILSVITNELSQQIIYGESLHEAIRLTDGLSPRLADFAKHGADTGYLSKELMLYSEHTTQQLEEQASKWIAILQPALFGVLAVCILLSYLSILLPVYKMIDSI; encoded by the coding sequence ATGATTCGGAATAAAATATTCAGTCAGTCTGCCAATAAAAAGTTAATAAAACCAGCCGAGTTTTTAGTGCGACTTTCCGTGTTAATACAAGAAGGCTATACATTCCATGAAGGTCTTATTTTGATCTTACCCTACCACACAAAGGAATATGAAGAGAAACTTCAACAAGTTGAAGAGCAATTAAAGATGGGATATGGGGTTTCACATATTTTGAAAGGTTTAGGATTCGGTAATAGTATTATGCTTCCTATTGTGATTGCGGAAGTAGATGGCAACTTGATACGCGCGTTGAAAGAAGTAGCGGATCGTGTCAATCGTAAAGTGGAGAAGCAAAAACAGATTCGTAAACTATTAGCTTATCCAAGTGTGCTGTTTTCTTTCTTACTACTTTTATTAGTAGCATTCCGACAGTTTTTTCTGCCGAATTTTGAAGCGTTGACTGTAATGCGGGCGAATGAAGAAGGTGGACTCGTTCAATTACTGCCAAAGCTTGTGTCTTCCATACCAGATGTATTGTTAGTGCTAGCAGTTATTTTAGGTGTTGTTTTTTTGTTAAGCCGAATATGGTTGAAAAAGTTGTCCCCATACGAGGCTTTACACTATATTTTGAAAGTTCCTGGGCTGAAGACATTCTATAGTGAAATGAAAACTAGAGATTTTGCGAGTGAACTCGGTAGTTTACTGCAGTCAGGATTATCGATGCAAAGCGCCTTAGCGGTTCTGAATGAACAGACAGAAGACCCTATATTATCTGTTATCACAAACGAACTGAGTCAACAAATTATTTATGGAGAATCTTTGCATGAAGCGATCCGTTTAACTGATGGGCTGTCACCGAGACTTGCAGATTTTGCGAAGCATGGTGCTGATACGGGCTATTTGTCGAAGGAACTTATGCTCTATAGCGAACATACGACGCAACAGCTAGAAGAGCAGGCTAGTAAATGGATTGCGATTCTACAACCCGCTCTATTTGGTGTGCTTGCCGTCTGTATCCTATTATCTTATTTATCTATTCTGCTACCAGTTTATAAAATGATCGACAGTATTTAA
- the comGF gene encoding competence type IV pilus minor pilin ComGF: MKSWNEKGYSLLESIIHLLIFTMLIQLTVLFFYWQTPIEKVYQGDLLGEWELFSLEFQEVLEEVTAVTEINPTILSFQTKRGEIIIQQYKQMIRKVVDGDGHVPLLMNVKTYAFTVNGSELQIAVEMMDGRRKERTFAIGLYQE; this comes from the coding sequence ATGAAATCATGGAATGAAAAAGGCTATTCATTATTGGAAAGTATTATTCATTTACTCATTTTCACCATGCTTATCCAACTAACGGTGCTGTTTTTTTATTGGCAAACACCTATAGAAAAAGTATATCAAGGAGATTTGCTTGGTGAATGGGAACTGTTTTCTTTAGAGTTTCAGGAAGTATTAGAAGAAGTAACAGCAGTCACTGAAATCAACCCTACAATTTTATCTTTTCAAACTAAAAGAGGGGAAATCATTATACAGCAATACAAGCAAATGATTCGAAAGGTGGTAGATGGCGACGGTCATGTTCCACTGTTGATGAATGTAAAAACCTACGCATTTACAGTGAACGGTAGCGAATTGCAGATTGCTGTCGAAATGATGGATGGTAGGCGCAAAGAAAGGACGTTTGCGATTGGATTATATCAAGAATGA
- a CDS encoding shikimate kinase, which produces MKRIYLVGFMGCGKSAIGKRLHTLTGIPFFDMDHEISEHMQMTIPEIFDQYGELYFRQLETEFLQKFPEEYCIVATGGGVAVKEENIRLMRETGIVFFLNASFRDIWRRISTDVNRPIVQQSSRQELEALYKKRKPKYLKSSHFTVETTGKSLTDISEYIIFQIERYQ; this is translated from the coding sequence ATGAAAAGGATTTATTTGGTGGGTTTCATGGGGTGTGGAAAAAGCGCAATTGGTAAACGGCTGCATACGCTGACTGGTATTCCGTTCTTTGATATGGACCATGAGATCTCAGAACATATGCAAATGACGATTCCTGAAATATTTGATCAGTATGGAGAACTGTACTTCCGACAATTGGAGACAGAATTCCTGCAGAAGTTTCCGGAAGAATACTGTATTGTAGCGACTGGTGGCGGTGTGGCAGTAAAGGAAGAGAATATTCGTCTAATGCGAGAAACCGGCATCGTATTTTTTCTTAATGCCTCATTCCGCGATATTTGGCGAAGAATCTCGACAGATGTCAATCGACCGATCGTGCAACAATCTTCGCGTCAAGAATTAGAAGCGCTGTATAAAAAGCGTAAACCAAAATATTTGAAGTCATCTCATTTTACAGTGGAGACGACGGGTAAGTCTTTAACGGATATTTCGGAGTATATTATCTTTCAAATCGAAAGATATCAATAA